A single window of Malus sylvestris chromosome 5, drMalSylv7.2, whole genome shotgun sequence DNA harbors:
- the LOC126621476 gene encoding sucrose-phosphate synthase 4-like: protein MAGNDWLNGYLEAILDAGNNTRKRDDGRQKISKFEEQVKAEKLFNPTKYFVEEVVNSFDESELHRTWIKVIATRNSREHSYRLENTCWRIWHLARKKKQMAWDDAQRLVKRRLDREQGRRDAEDDLSELSEGEKEKGDVSCAEPTVKDILRSKSDMPVWSDDVNKSRHLYVVLISMHGLVRGENMELGRDSDTGGQVKYVIELARALANTKGVYRVDLLTRQITSPEVDSSYGEPNEMLICPPDGSGSCGAYIVRLPCGPHDKYIPKESLWPHIPEFVDGALGHIVNMARALGEEVNGGKPTWPYVIHGHYADAGEVAAHLSGALNVPMVLTGHSLGRNKFEQLLKQGRLTKEDINATYKIMRRIEGEELGLDSAETVVTSTRQEIEEQWGLYDGFDLKLERKLRVRRRRGVSCLGRYMPRMVVIPPGMDFSCVTAHDSEGDGDLKSLIGSDRGQSKRHLPPIWSEVMRFFTNPHKPTILALSRPDPKKNVTTLLKAFGECRALRELANLTLILGNRDDIEEMSNSSSVVLTTVLKLIDKYDLYGQVAYPKHHKQSDVPDIYRLAAKTKGVFINPALVEPFGLTIIEAAAYGLPVVATKNGGPVDILKALNNGLLVDPHDQKAIEEALLKLVGEKNLWLECRNNGLKNIHRFSWPEHCRNYLSHVEHSRNRYPTTRRQITPIPEEPLSDSLKDVEDLSLRFSVEGDFKHNGELDAATRQRELIEAITRMSSSTSNVGATYGPGRRQSLFVIAIDCYDQNGDGTQVFQEILVNVKKAAGLGYGQGRVGIVLLTGSSLQDIMKAFKGCQVNIEDFDALVCKSGSEMYYPWRDLAADADYETHIEYRWPGENVRSMVPRLARLEVGAEDDVVEYARSSSSRCYSYSVKPGAKTRRVDDLRQLLRMRGFRCNLVYTRVASRLNVVPLVASRVQALRYLSVRWAIDLSKVVVFVGEKGDTDNEDLLAGLHKTLVLRGSVEYGSEKLIHGKDSFKREDVVPQDSLNIALVENYQAHDISAALEALGIRCF, encoded by the exons GTAATAGCTACAAGGAATAGCCGAGAACACAGCTATAGGCTTGAGAATACGTGCTGGCGCATTTGGCATCTCGCCCGTAAAAAGAAACAG ATGGCATGGGATGACGCTCAAAGGCTTGTCAAACGACGTCTGGACAGGGAGCAAGGGCGCCGTGACGCGGAGGATGACCTTTCCGAGCTGTCTGAAGGCGAGAAGGAAAAAGGGGACGTGAGTTGCGCAGAACCAACAGTGAAGGATATTTTAAGAAGTAAATCCGACATGCCTGTGTGGTCCGATGATGTTAACAAGTCTAGGCATCTTTACGTTGTCCTGATCAG TATGCATGGGTTGGTGCGTGGAGAAAACATGGAACTCGGAAGAGATTCCGATACAGGCGGTCAG GTCAAGTATGTGATTGAACTTGCTCGTGCTCTGGCTAATACAAAGGGAGTCTACCGAGTTGATCTGCTAACGAGACAAATTACTTCACCGGAGGTAGACTCCAGCTACGGTGAACCCAATGAGATGCTCATATGTCCACCTGATGGAAGTGGCAGCTGTGGAGCCTACATTGTCCGCCTCCCCTGTGGACCCCACGATAA GTATATACCCAAAGAGTCACTTTGGCCTCACATACCTGAATTCGTTGATGGGGCTCTCGGCCACATTGTGAACATGGCAAGAGCTCTTGGTGAAGAAGTCAATGGGGGAAAACCCACATGGCCTTATGTGATCCATGGCCACTATGCCGATGCTGGGGAGGTGGCTGCTCACTTGTCCGGGGCTTTGAACGTGCCAATGGTGCTAACTGGGCATTCGTTAGGCCGAAACAAGTTTGAACAATTGCTCAAACAAGGGAGGTTGACAAAGGAGGACATCAACGCAACCTACAAAATCATGAGGAGGATCGAGGGTGAGGAGCTGGGGTTGGATTCTGCTGAAACGGTGGTCACCAGCACTAGGCAAGAAATCGAAGAGCAATGGGGACTCTACGATGGCTTTGACCTCAAGTTGGAGAGGAAACTTAGGGTTAGGAGACGTCGTGGAGTCAGTTGCCTTGGACGATACATGCCAAGAATGGTG GTTATACCGCCAGGCATGGACTTCAGCTGTGTTACTGCCCATGATTCCGAAGGAGATGGAGATCTCAAATCCTTGATTGGCTCTGATAGAGGTCAAAGCAAAAGGCATCTGCCTCCAATCTGGTCTGAG GTAATGCGATTTTTTACCAACCCTCACAAGCCCACTATACTTGCATTGTCTCGTCCTGACCCCAAGAAAAATGTTACTACCTTGCTCAAGGCCTTTGGGGAATGCCGAGCTCTTCGGGAGCTAGCCAACTTG ACACTAATACTTGGTAACAGAGATGACATTGAAGAAATGTCAAATAGTAGCTCGGTTGTTCTTACAACCGTACTCAAGCTCATTGACAAGTATGATCTGTATGGGCAAGTGGCCTATCCTAAGCATCACAAGCAATCAGATGTGCCAGACATTTATCGTCTAGCTGCAAAAACAAAG GGAGTTTTCATCAACCCAGCTCTCGTGGAACCTTTCGGGCTCACAATTATAGAG GCAGCTGCTTATGGTTTACCAGTGGTCGCCACCAAAAATGGAGGGCCTGTGGATATTCTGAAG GCACTAAATAACGGCCTCCTAGTTGACCCACATGACCAGAAAGCCATAGAAGAGGCACTGCTCAAACTTGTCGGAGAAAAAAACCTCTGGCTTGAATGCAGAAATAACGGTCTGAAGAACATCCACCGCTTTTCGTGGCCAGAACACTGCCGAAACTACCTCTCCCATGTTGAACATTCCAGAAACCGTTACCCCACTACCCGTCGTCAGATCACGCCAATTCCTGAAGAACCATTGAGTGACTCTCTAAAAGATGTGGAAGACCTTTCTTTGAGATTCTCTGTGGAAGGAGACTTCAAGCATAATGGAGAGCTCGATGCAGCAACTAGACAGAGGGAACTGATTGAAGCCATAACTAGAATGTCTTCGTCCACTAGCAATGTAGGTGCTACTTATGGTCCTGGCAGAAGGCAGAGTCTATTTGTAATTGCCATCGACTGTTATGACCAGAATGGAGACGGCACCCAGGTATTTCAAGAAATTCTAGTGAATGTAAAGAAAGCAGCAGGCTTAGGCTATGGCCAGGGTCGAGTAGGCATTGTGTTGTTAACTGGTTCCAGCTTACAAGATATCATGAAAGCGTTTAAAGGGTGCCAAGTAAACATAGAAGATTTTGACGCGTTGGTCTGCAAAAGTGGGAGTGAAATGTACTACCCATGGAGGGATTTAGCAGCTGATGCAGATTATGAAACCCATATCGAGTACAGATGGCCTGGGGAGAATGTGAGGTCCATGGTTCCAAGGCTAGCCAGGCTAGAAGTTGGAGCTGAGGATGATGTCGTGGAGTATGCCAGATCAAGTAGCTCTAGGTGCTACTCTTATAGTGTGAAACCAGGAGCCAAG ACTCGACGGGTTGATGACCTGCGCCAATTGTTGCGGATGAGAGGCTTCCGATGCAACCTTGTCTACACTCGTGTAGCTTCAAGGTTAAATGTTGTACCCCTAGTTGCATCAAGAGTACAAGCACTAAG ATATCTTTCTGTCAGGTGGGCCATTGATCTTTCGAAAGTGGTTGTATTTGTCGGGGAAAAAGGAGATACAGACAATGAAGACTTGCTGGCCGGCCTCCACAAGACCCTAGTTCTAAGAGGCTCTGTTGAGTATGGCAGTGAGAAGCTTATTCACGGTAAAGACAGTTTCAAAAGAGAAGATGTGGTCCCACAAGATAGCCTTAACATTGCCCTCGTGGAGAACTACCAAGCCCATGATATCTCAGCAGCACTTGAAGCACTTGGGATCAGGTGCTTTTAG